A DNA window from Gopherus evgoodei ecotype Sinaloan lineage chromosome 22, rGopEvg1_v1.p, whole genome shotgun sequence contains the following coding sequences:
- the DUS3L gene encoding tRNA-dihydrouridine(47) synthase [NAD(P)(+)]-like isoform X1, producing the protein MEAAGAGVAPIRAQYLSSKEQFHAYLKAERESRNQENNQDDGEEDPSSNDQTEPPAKQMKLDGGDQVRKQGSQEEVLKEEDKKPQERKRARGQNKSRPCMKPKHYEKDRLCQSVIQECAEKCYFGSQCRFLHDVGEYMAVKPSDLGDSCILFKTFGKCIYGVTCRFARAHLGEDYRNIINGDLVKQWEGKPLVRNSLSKELQQRLRKKKVCFDKSSEYLSHLGKPSSAGNAGNKATGNSTEEKGMTNCTASKGNAEGLDVLPPGEEAPECLTVSEKGEASESMVLQSSCLANASKDSTLKTIGPVTDEDVIKLRLCEKKRLDIQGKLYLAPLTTCGNLPFRRICKRFGADVTCGEMAVCTNLLQGQSSEWALLKRHYTEDLFGVQLEGAFPDTMTRCAELLNQTIEMDFVDINVGCPIDLVYKKGGGCALMNRSNKFEQIVRGMNSVLDVPLTVKIRTGVQEKVNLAHKVIPNIRKWGASMVTLHGRSREQRYTKDADWEYIAECAKLASPMPLFGNGDILSYEDANRAMQTGVSGIMIARGALIKPWIFTEVKEQRHWDISSNERFDILKDFTNYGLEHWGSDTQGVEKTRKFMLEWLSFLCRYIPAGLLEYLPQKINERPPYYMGRDYLETLMASQNVDDWIKISEMLLGPVPTNFTFLPKHKANSYR; encoded by the exons ATGGAGGCGGCGGGGGCCGGCGTGGCGCCCATCAGAGCCCA GTATCTCTCCTCGAAAGAACAGTTCCATGCTTATCTCAAAGCAGAAAGGGAATCCAGGAATCAGGAAAACAATCAAGATGATGGGGAGGAAGATCCTAGTAGCAATGACCAGACAGAGCCTCCAGCAAAACAGATGAAGCTAGATGGTGGTGATCAAGTTAGGAAGCAAGGAAGCCAAGAGGAAGTTTTAAAAGAGGAGGACAAGAAACCCCAGGAACGGAAGAGAGCCAGAGGCCAGAATAAGAGTCGGCCATGTATGAAGCCAAAGCACTATGAAAAGGATAGGCTGTGCCAATCAGTAATTCAG GAATGTGCAGAGAAGTGCTACTTTGGCTCACAGTGCCGCTTCCTGCATGATGTTGGGGAGTACATGGCTGTGAAGCCCTCAGACCTCGGGGATAGCTGCATACTCTTCAAGACCTTCGGAAAGTGCATTTATGGAGTCACGTGCCGCTTTGCTAGGGCACACCTGGGGGAGGACTACAGGAATATCATTAATGGGGACCTTGTAAAGCAGTGGGAAGGGAAACCACTGGTGAGAAACAGCCTCAGCAAAGAGCTCCAGCAGCGTCTGCGCAAGAAAAAAGTTTGCTTTGACAAATCCAGTGAGTACCTTAGTCACTTGGGCAAGCCCAGCAGCGCAGGCAATGCAGGAAACAAGGCAACAGGCAACTCAACAGAGGAGAAAGGGATGACAAACTGCACAGCATCCAAAGGGAATGCAGAGGGCCTGGATGTCCTGCCTCCCGGGGAGGAGGCACCAGAATGCCTCACAGTGTCAGAGAAGGGAGAAGCTTCTGAATCAATGGTCCTGCAGAGTTCCTGCCTAGCGAATGCATCAAAGGATTCCACTCTCAAAACAATAGGCCCAGTGACAGATGAAGATGTTATAAAACTGCGACTGTGTGAGAAAAAAAGA TTGGATATCCAAGGCAAACTCTACCTGGCTCCCTTAACAACG TGTGGTAACCTTCCTTTCCGGAGAATATGCAAGCGTTTTGGAGCGGATGTCACCTGTGGAGAAATGGCTGTGTGCACAAACTTGCTCCAAGGCCAGTCCTCTGAATGGGCTCTCTTGAAGCGGCACTACACAGAAGATCTTTTTGGAGTGCAG CTGGAGGGAGCATTTCCGGACACTATGACCAGATGTGCAGAGCTTCTGAACCAGACCATTGAGATGGATTTTGTAGACATCAACGTTGGGTGCCCAATAGATCTGGTGTATAAGAAG GGAGGTGGATGTGCCTTAATGAACCGTTCCAACAAGTTTGAACAGATTGTCAGAGGAATGAATTCG GTACTGGATGTTCCTCTGACAGTGAAGATAAGGACTGGTGTGCAAGAAAAAGTCAACCTAGCTCATAAAGTAATCCCCAACATCCGGAAGTGGGGAGCTTCCATGGTCACG ctTCATGGCCGATCTAGAGAACAGCGTTACACAAAGGATGCAGACTGGGAGTACATAGCAGAGTGTGCTAAATTAGCCAGCCCAATGCCTCTATTTG GAAATGGAGATATCTTGTCCTACGAAGATGCTAATAGAGCCATGCAGACTGGAGTTTCAGGAATTATGATTGCAAG AGGGGCATTGATCAAACCTTGGATTTTCACTGAAGTTAAAGAACAGCGACACTGGGACATCTCTTCCAATGAAAGATTTGATATTCTCAAAGATTTTACCAATTATGGCCTCGAACACTGGGGTTCAGATACCCAGGGGGTGGAGAAAACCAGGAAGTTCATGCTGGAATGGCTGTCATTTTTGTGCAG GTATATTCCAGCTGGCTTATTGGAGTACCTACCTCAGAAAATCAATGAGCGGCCTCCATACTACATGGGGAGAGACTATCTGGAGACCTTAATGGCAAGCCAAAATGTGGACGACTGGATTAAAATAAG
- the DUS3L gene encoding tRNA-dihydrouridine(47) synthase [NAD(P)(+)]-like isoform X2: MEAAGAGVAPIRAQYLSSKEQFHAYLKAERESRNQENNQDDGEEDPSSNDQTEPPAKQMKLDGGDQVRKQGSQEEVLKEEDKKPQERKRARGQNKSRPCMKPKHYEKDRLCQSVIQECAEKCYFGSQCRFLHDVGEYMAVKPSDLGDSCILFKTFGKCIYGVTCRFARAHLGEDYRNIINGDLVKQWEGKPLVRNSLSKELQQRLRKKKVCFDKSSEYLSHLGKPSSAGNAGNKATGNSTEEKGMTNCTASKGNAEGLDVLPPGEEAPECLTVSEKGEASESMVLQSSCLANASKDSTLKTIGPVTDEDVIKLRLCEKKRLDIQGKLYLAPLTTCGNLPFRRICKRFGADVTCGEMAVCTNLLQGQSSEWALLKRHYTEDLFGVQLEGAFPDTMTRCAELLNQTIEMDFVDINVGCPIDLVYKKGGGCALMNRSNKFEQIVRGMNSVLDVPLTVKIRTGVQEKVNLAHKVIPNIRKWGASMVTLHGRSREQRYTKDADWEYIAECAKLASPMPLFGNGDILSYEDANRAMQTGVSGIMIARGALIKPWIFTEVKEQRHWDISSNERFDILKDFTNYGLEHWGSDTQGVEKTRKFMLEWLSFLCSWLIGVPTSENQ; the protein is encoded by the exons ATGGAGGCGGCGGGGGCCGGCGTGGCGCCCATCAGAGCCCA GTATCTCTCCTCGAAAGAACAGTTCCATGCTTATCTCAAAGCAGAAAGGGAATCCAGGAATCAGGAAAACAATCAAGATGATGGGGAGGAAGATCCTAGTAGCAATGACCAGACAGAGCCTCCAGCAAAACAGATGAAGCTAGATGGTGGTGATCAAGTTAGGAAGCAAGGAAGCCAAGAGGAAGTTTTAAAAGAGGAGGACAAGAAACCCCAGGAACGGAAGAGAGCCAGAGGCCAGAATAAGAGTCGGCCATGTATGAAGCCAAAGCACTATGAAAAGGATAGGCTGTGCCAATCAGTAATTCAG GAATGTGCAGAGAAGTGCTACTTTGGCTCACAGTGCCGCTTCCTGCATGATGTTGGGGAGTACATGGCTGTGAAGCCCTCAGACCTCGGGGATAGCTGCATACTCTTCAAGACCTTCGGAAAGTGCATTTATGGAGTCACGTGCCGCTTTGCTAGGGCACACCTGGGGGAGGACTACAGGAATATCATTAATGGGGACCTTGTAAAGCAGTGGGAAGGGAAACCACTGGTGAGAAACAGCCTCAGCAAAGAGCTCCAGCAGCGTCTGCGCAAGAAAAAAGTTTGCTTTGACAAATCCAGTGAGTACCTTAGTCACTTGGGCAAGCCCAGCAGCGCAGGCAATGCAGGAAACAAGGCAACAGGCAACTCAACAGAGGAGAAAGGGATGACAAACTGCACAGCATCCAAAGGGAATGCAGAGGGCCTGGATGTCCTGCCTCCCGGGGAGGAGGCACCAGAATGCCTCACAGTGTCAGAGAAGGGAGAAGCTTCTGAATCAATGGTCCTGCAGAGTTCCTGCCTAGCGAATGCATCAAAGGATTCCACTCTCAAAACAATAGGCCCAGTGACAGATGAAGATGTTATAAAACTGCGACTGTGTGAGAAAAAAAGA TTGGATATCCAAGGCAAACTCTACCTGGCTCCCTTAACAACG TGTGGTAACCTTCCTTTCCGGAGAATATGCAAGCGTTTTGGAGCGGATGTCACCTGTGGAGAAATGGCTGTGTGCACAAACTTGCTCCAAGGCCAGTCCTCTGAATGGGCTCTCTTGAAGCGGCACTACACAGAAGATCTTTTTGGAGTGCAG CTGGAGGGAGCATTTCCGGACACTATGACCAGATGTGCAGAGCTTCTGAACCAGACCATTGAGATGGATTTTGTAGACATCAACGTTGGGTGCCCAATAGATCTGGTGTATAAGAAG GGAGGTGGATGTGCCTTAATGAACCGTTCCAACAAGTTTGAACAGATTGTCAGAGGAATGAATTCG GTACTGGATGTTCCTCTGACAGTGAAGATAAGGACTGGTGTGCAAGAAAAAGTCAACCTAGCTCATAAAGTAATCCCCAACATCCGGAAGTGGGGAGCTTCCATGGTCACG ctTCATGGCCGATCTAGAGAACAGCGTTACACAAAGGATGCAGACTGGGAGTACATAGCAGAGTGTGCTAAATTAGCCAGCCCAATGCCTCTATTTG GAAATGGAGATATCTTGTCCTACGAAGATGCTAATAGAGCCATGCAGACTGGAGTTTCAGGAATTATGATTGCAAG AGGGGCATTGATCAAACCTTGGATTTTCACTGAAGTTAAAGAACAGCGACACTGGGACATCTCTTCCAATGAAAGATTTGATATTCTCAAAGATTTTACCAATTATGGCCTCGAACACTGGGGTTCAGATACCCAGGGGGTGGAGAAAACCAGGAAGTTCATGCTGGAATGGCTGTCATTTTTGTGCAG CTGGCTTATTGGAGTACCTACCTCAGAAAATCAATGA
- the DUS3L gene encoding tRNA-dihydrouridine(47) synthase [NAD(P)(+)]-like isoform X3, translated as MEAAGAGVAPIRAQYLSSKEQFHAYLKAERESRNQENNQDDGEEDPSSNDQTEPPAKQMKLDGGDQVRKQGSQEEVLKEEDKKPQERKRARGQNKSRPCMKPKHYEKDRLCQSVIQECAEKCYFGSQCRFLHDVGEYMAVKPSDLGDSCILFKTFGKCIYGVTCRFARAHLGEDYRNIINGDLVKQWEGKPLVRNSLSKELQQRLRKKKVCFDKSSEYLSHLGKPSSAGNAGNKATGNSTEEKGMTNCTASKGNAEGLDVLPPGEEAPECLTVSEKGEASESMVLQSSCLANASKDSTLKTIGPVTDEDVIKLRLCEKKRLDIQGKLYLAPLTTCGNLPFRRICKRFGADVTCGEMAVCTNLLQGQSSEWALLKRHYTEDLFGVQLEGAFPDTMTRCAELLNQTIEMDFVDINVGCPIDLVYKKGGGCALMNRSNKFEQIVRGMNSVLDVPLTVKIRTGVQEKVNLAHKVIPNIRKWGASMVTLHGRSREQRYTKDADWEYIAECAKLASPMPLFDPHCSVCGGREARGAGGGNGRREGTYQRKEKRRRIIQERGSGAALAKEMEISCPTKMLIEPCRLEFQEL; from the exons ATGGAGGCGGCGGGGGCCGGCGTGGCGCCCATCAGAGCCCA GTATCTCTCCTCGAAAGAACAGTTCCATGCTTATCTCAAAGCAGAAAGGGAATCCAGGAATCAGGAAAACAATCAAGATGATGGGGAGGAAGATCCTAGTAGCAATGACCAGACAGAGCCTCCAGCAAAACAGATGAAGCTAGATGGTGGTGATCAAGTTAGGAAGCAAGGAAGCCAAGAGGAAGTTTTAAAAGAGGAGGACAAGAAACCCCAGGAACGGAAGAGAGCCAGAGGCCAGAATAAGAGTCGGCCATGTATGAAGCCAAAGCACTATGAAAAGGATAGGCTGTGCCAATCAGTAATTCAG GAATGTGCAGAGAAGTGCTACTTTGGCTCACAGTGCCGCTTCCTGCATGATGTTGGGGAGTACATGGCTGTGAAGCCCTCAGACCTCGGGGATAGCTGCATACTCTTCAAGACCTTCGGAAAGTGCATTTATGGAGTCACGTGCCGCTTTGCTAGGGCACACCTGGGGGAGGACTACAGGAATATCATTAATGGGGACCTTGTAAAGCAGTGGGAAGGGAAACCACTGGTGAGAAACAGCCTCAGCAAAGAGCTCCAGCAGCGTCTGCGCAAGAAAAAAGTTTGCTTTGACAAATCCAGTGAGTACCTTAGTCACTTGGGCAAGCCCAGCAGCGCAGGCAATGCAGGAAACAAGGCAACAGGCAACTCAACAGAGGAGAAAGGGATGACAAACTGCACAGCATCCAAAGGGAATGCAGAGGGCCTGGATGTCCTGCCTCCCGGGGAGGAGGCACCAGAATGCCTCACAGTGTCAGAGAAGGGAGAAGCTTCTGAATCAATGGTCCTGCAGAGTTCCTGCCTAGCGAATGCATCAAAGGATTCCACTCTCAAAACAATAGGCCCAGTGACAGATGAAGATGTTATAAAACTGCGACTGTGTGAGAAAAAAAGA TTGGATATCCAAGGCAAACTCTACCTGGCTCCCTTAACAACG TGTGGTAACCTTCCTTTCCGGAGAATATGCAAGCGTTTTGGAGCGGATGTCACCTGTGGAGAAATGGCTGTGTGCACAAACTTGCTCCAAGGCCAGTCCTCTGAATGGGCTCTCTTGAAGCGGCACTACACAGAAGATCTTTTTGGAGTGCAG CTGGAGGGAGCATTTCCGGACACTATGACCAGATGTGCAGAGCTTCTGAACCAGACCATTGAGATGGATTTTGTAGACATCAACGTTGGGTGCCCAATAGATCTGGTGTATAAGAAG GGAGGTGGATGTGCCTTAATGAACCGTTCCAACAAGTTTGAACAGATTGTCAGAGGAATGAATTCG GTACTGGATGTTCCTCTGACAGTGAAGATAAGGACTGGTGTGCAAGAAAAAGTCAACCTAGCTCATAAAGTAATCCCCAACATCCGGAAGTGGGGAGCTTCCATGGTCACG ctTCATGGCCGATCTAGAGAACAGCGTTACACAAAGGATGCAGACTGGGAGTACATAGCAGAGTGTGCTAAATTAGCCAGCCCAATGCCTCTATTTG ACCCTCACTGCTCAGTCTGTGGAGGAAGAGAAgccagaggggcaggaggaggcaatGGCAGAAGAGAGGGAACGTaccagaggaaggagaagaggaggaggatcatCCAGGAACGAGGTTCAGGCGCAGCACTGGCCAAG GAAATGGAGATATCTTGTCCTACGAAGATGCTAATAGAGCCATGCAGACTGGAGTTTCAGGAATTATGA